The DNA region TAGCTTTTGTAAATGAGCTTGCTATGATTTTTGAGAAAATGCATATTGATACAACAGAGGTTTTAAAAGCCGCTGGAACAAAGTGGAATTTTTTAAAATTTAGCCCAGGATTAGTTGGTGGGCACTGTATAGGTGTTGATCCATACTACTTAACTCACAAAGCTCAAGAGCTTGGATATCATCCTGAAATAATACTTGCAGGAAGAAGAATAAATGATAATATGGGAAAATATGCTGCAAATAGAGTCGTAAAACTCATGATAAAACATGATAAAAAGATTAATAAGGCAAAAGTTTTAATACTTGGCATTACATTTAAAGAAAACTGTACTGATATAAGAAACTCACGTGTCATTGATGTGATAAAAGAGTTAAAAGAATTTGGTTGTAATGTAGATGTTTATGATCCTTGGGCTGATAGAAATGAAGTTTTAAAGGAATATAATTTAAATTTAATAGAAAATTTAAATTTAAATAATTATGATGCTGTGGTATTGGCAGTGGCTCATGATGAGTTCAAAAATTTAGATTTTTCAAATTTAGATGCTGTAATATTTGATATAAAAGGTGTTTTAGAAAATGCAGATGGAAGACTTTAATATCTTCCTATTTACCCAAACAAAATGATGAAAACATCTCATCTAAAATTTCTGTTCGCTCAAATGGTCTTGTTATAGATGAAATTTCACTAATTGCTGAGTTTATTTCATAAGCAAAAAGCTCAAGCTCGTTTTCATTTAATAAATTTTTAGCTCTTAAAATTCCCTCTTTTGCTGAATTTACAGCATTTATTTGATAAGTTGCTGTAAGCATAATCCCATCATAATTTTTAGTATCAAGATAATTTTTCAACTCATCAGTAACTAGTCTAATGCCCTCTTTAACTGAAATTTGAAGAGGTTTATTTAGTTTTTTATCAAATTTTTGAATTAAATCTGATTTGTTTAAAATATAAAATATTTTTTTATCATTTTTTTCAAGACCCCTGCATATTTCTAAAATTACCCTATCCTCATCATCAAATTTAGCTGAGCTGTCAAACACTGCTAGAATAATATCGGCCTCATTTGCTTTTTTTATTGCAGTTTCAATGCCAATTTTTTCTATATTTGAAACACCCTCTCTAATGCCTGCAGTATCAATTATCCTAACTAAATGGCTTCCTAGCATAAGACTTTCTTCTATCGAGTCCCTAGTAGTACCAGCCTCATTTGAGATTATAGCTCTGTCATAAGATAAAAGTGCGTTTAAAATAGAGCTTTTTCCAACATTTGGCTTTCCTATAATAGCAACTTTAAATCCCTCTATAAGCCCTTTTCTTTGATTGCTAATAGTAACAATCTCATCAAGTTTTTTATAATTTTTACTAAGTAAAATATTAATTTTTTCTAAAATATCAGTTGGTAAATCTTCTTCTGCATAATCTATACAAACTTCAGTATAAGCAAGAGTTTTAACAAGCTCACCCCTTAAAGACTCAACAAATGCACTAAGTGATCCTTGCATTTGATAGGTTAAAATTTTTAAAGCATCTTTGCTTCTAGCAGTTATTAGACTTTGGATAGAGCTTGCTTTTGCAAGATCCATTTTATCATTTAAAAAGGCTCTTTTACTAAATTCTCCTGGTTGTGCAAGTCTAGCACCAGCTTTTAAAAGCTCATCAATGATTAAATTTGAAATCAAAAATCCACCATGAGTTTGAAACTCAACTATATCCTCTCCAGTAAAACTTTTTGGAGATTTAAAATAAATTATTATACCTCTATCTATAAGCTCATTGTCTAAAGAATAAATTTTTAGCAAAGTTGCATATCTTGGAGTTAAATTTTTTGTTTTTAAAAGTTTTAATGAGATATCTAAAGCTTCTTTTCCACTAACTCTTATAATAGATACTGCCCCAACCCCATTTGCAGTAGATATAGCTACAATTGTATCATTCATTTTTTTCCGGTCTTATAACTATAAATTTTCCATGCCTTGAAGAGCGAACACCGACATAATTATTAGGAAGCTCATTTCTAAGCTGTTCTAGGGCAATTTTTACCAAAACACCATCTAAAGGTTTAGTTTGAGCTTTTCCGGTTGTTTTTACCTTTTCAATAACATCAACCAAATATGCAGCAATCATTTTTTCTTGATTTTCTAAAAATCGTGAAATCTCAAGCCTTACATGATATCCGTATTTTGGATAAATCCAATTGTGAAGAAGATGTGTTATTGCCTTATATCTATATCCTTCTTTTCCTATTAAAAGTGCCGCATCATCACCATCTAATTTTATATAAATAGTTTTATCATCAAATTTATTTACTTCAAAGCTATTGATGTTGAAAAAATCATTTTTAAAAAGATTTTCGATTCCATTTTTTATTTCAATAATAGCCTTGTTTATTTCAACTTTTTCATTATTTGGTTTTGTAAATTCTTTCTTATTTTCAAAATTATTTTTTTGCTTTTCAGGTTTTTGATGGCTTTTATCATCCTTTTTAGCTTTTTGAGATTTTTCACCTTTATCTATATTTTGCTCTTTTTTAACTTTTTTTGATTCGCTACTTTTGTTTGTTTCTTTTAAAGATTTTGTATAGCCAACTTTTTTAGCATCTATGATTGCATTTTTTTTGAAAAAACCCAAAATCCCACTTTTTGGATGTTGCAAAACTTTAAAATCAAGCTCAGTTACAGAACACCCTAACTCAACTGAGGCTTTTGTGATAGCCTCTTCTAATGTAAATGCTTCAAATTTCACTATTTTTTCTCCGCCATTTCTAATTCTTTTCTCTTTTTAAACATTTTATTTATAATAATTTGCTGAATTAAGGCAAATATATTATTAACACACCAATAAAGTGTAAGTCCAGCTGGGAATGTCATAAAGAAAAATATAAATATTACAGGTAAAAATTTCATAATCTTTTCTTGCATTGGATCAGTAAAGCTCGTAGGAGTAAGGCGTTGTTGGATATACATAGCAGCACCCATTATAATAGGAAGTATAAAATATGGATCTTTAATAGCTAAATTATCTATCCAAAGTATCCAAGGTGCTCCTTGAAGCTCAATTGCATTTAATAAAACTCTATAAATTGCAAAAAATACAGGAATTTGTAAAATCATAGGCAAACATCCACCCATTGGATTTGCACCATGCTTTCTATATAGTTCCATAACTTGTGCTTGCATTTTTTGCGGATCATTTTTATATTTTTCTCTAATTTCTTTCATTTTTGGAGCTAAATCTTTTAACTTATTCATAGAAATCATAGCTTTATAAGTAAGTGGTGATAAGATAAGCCTTATTAAAATAGTTAAAATAACTATTGCCCAACCCCAGTTTCCAACCATAGTATAAAACTTACTAAGTAACCAAAACATAGGTTTTGCAATAAAAGTAAACCAGCCATACTCTATAACATCACTCAATT from Campylobacter ureolyticus includes:
- the mnmE gene encoding tRNA uridine-5-carboxymethylaminomethyl(34) synthesis GTPase MnmE, with the protein product MNDTIVAISTANGVGAVSIIRVSGKEALDISLKLLKTKNLTPRYATLLKIYSLDNELIDRGIIIYFKSPKSFTGEDIVEFQTHGGFLISNLIIDELLKAGARLAQPGEFSKRAFLNDKMDLAKASSIQSLITARSKDALKILTYQMQGSLSAFVESLRGELVKTLAYTEVCIDYAEEDLPTDILEKINILLSKNYKKLDEIVTISNQRKGLIEGFKVAIIGKPNVGKSSILNALLSYDRAIISNEAGTTRDSIEESLMLGSHLVRIIDTAGIREGVSNIEKIGIETAIKKANEADIILAVFDSSAKFDDEDRVILEICRGLEKNDKKIFYILNKSDLIQKFDKKLNKPLQISVKEGIRLVTDELKNYLDTKNYDGIMLTATYQINAVNSAKEGILRAKNLLNENELELFAYEINSAISEISSITRPFERTEILDEMFSSFCLGK
- a CDS encoding Jag N-terminal domain-containing protein, with amino-acid sequence MKFEAFTLEEAITKASVELGCSVTELDFKVLQHPKSGILGFFKKNAIIDAKKVGYTKSLKETNKSSESKKVKKEQNIDKGEKSQKAKKDDKSHQKPEKQKNNFENKKEFTKPNNEKVEINKAIIEIKNGIENLFKNDFFNINSFEVNKFDDKTIYIKLDGDDAALLIGKEGYRYKAITHLLHNWIYPKYGYHVRLEISRFLENQEKMIAAYLVDVIEKVKTTGKAQTKPLDGVLVKIALEQLRNELPNNYVGVRSSRHGKFIVIRPEKNE